Within Streptomyces sp. NBC_00704, the genomic segment CGAGTTACGTCCCCGGCCTGCATGCCGATCGCGACGCCTGGCGGCGAGACCTCAGGCGCGCACCGGCCCGCGTCCAGTGGGACCCCGAGCGCGACCTGCACCTGCGTCCTCTGCCGTACCGCTCGCTGCAACTGGGGCTTTCGGGCGAGGCGTCGGCGCGTTACGCGAACGAGTGGATCGTGTCCATCAGCGACGTGACCCCGCTCGCCGACGAGATCCACGCACTCGTCAGGGACGGTGACCCGGCCTCGGCGACCCGGCTCCTCCCGCGGGAACAGGAGTACCCCGCCGACGACGGACTGCTGGCCCACCTGCGCCCCTGACCGGAGGCCGGACACACCGGCCGGCCGGCAACGCGCCCGCCAGACCGCTCTCGTTCATCAGCAGCGGACGAGGCGGCAGCGCGGCCTGGTGATCCACGTCGTGTCGACCCAAGCCATCCGGTCCCGCTCACCGTGGGCACTTCGGCACGTCGGTCCGCCGCCCGGCGGTCAGTCGCCGGGCGGCGCCGGCGTCAGTGGGGCATCGTGGCCGGGCTGCCGCCGTTCGCCTCGTAGCCGGCGACCGTCATCGCGCGGTGCATCGCGAACTCACCGGCCGGGTCCGGGGAGAGCGTCCAGGGAAGCGCGCCGACATGGCCGTCCACGTGGACGAGCTGGCTCATCGCCTCCGACCACCGTTCCGAGCGCACGAGGAAGAACAGGAGCA encodes:
- a CDS encoding DUF4291 domain-containing protein, giving the protein MEEPHRRIRALCTASTITVYQAYSPGIGLPALRDGRFPAAWKPGRMTWIKPSFLWMMYRSGWGAKEGQETVLAVEITREGFEWALRHACLASYVPGLHADRDAWRRDLRRAPARVQWDPERDLHLRPLPYRSLQLGLSGEASARYANEWIVSISDVTPLADEIHALVRDGDPASATRLLPREQEYPADDGLLAHLRP